The Plutella xylostella chromosome 9, ilPluXylo3.1, whole genome shotgun sequence genome has a segment encoding these proteins:
- the LOC119690456 gene encoding pickpocket protein 28: MRTDQVGAAELQQVTAKCRTGRKRRRRNVNISEVCSDFSQNTSLHGLKYINEKGLSIVERIFWLVTIAVSVACCSYLIRNVFAKWWDSPVIVAFNKEMVHVGSVPFPSITICPNWSILKEQYNYTDVAMKLTNPYSKSNISTAEREEFEDISMICDTTYFMLDFSVRKGNATVVHNIIKYSPKLWGTVFEQESTLQGSGNYGFEEVLTEEGVCFTFNTLSQDEILKNTSIQTQYNYLNSTEHSRGWTMEEGYEGGLFFNETYPQRAAIFLHNPADLPHSSVHSYAALPRQLSSLALTFHSLSTSHNLRKYHPEVRQCYFQNERFLRYFHIYTQNNCMLECRANYTFHRCGCVPFYLPYKNSDSICTASDSFCITEAIQHLGEREMRASLGLESEACRCLPACNSVTYEAEILKTEYNIKNYVKNYDRLHNESFSEEYDSLEFSAIEVYYKQERFPSIRRSELFGVTDVVANCGGLLGLFLGFSFLSIVEIVYFTTLR; this comes from the exons atgagAACCGACCAAGTTGGAGCGGCAGA attGCAACAAGTCACTGCTAAATGCCGGACGGGGAGGAAACGGCGCCGGCGAAATGTGAATATTTCTGAAGTGTGTTCTGATTTCTCCCAGAACACTTCTCTCCATGGCCTCAAGTACATCAATGAGAAAGGTCTAAGCATCGTTGAGAG AATATTCTGGTTGGTGACGATCGCGGTGAGCGTGGCGTGCTGCTCGTACCTGATCCGGAACGTGTTCGCCAAGTGGTGGGACAGCCCCGTCATCGTGGCCTTCAACAAGGAGATGGTGCACGTGGGCTCG GTACCATTCCCATCGATAACTATTTGCCCGAACTGGTCAATATTGAAAGAGCAGTATAATTATACTGACGTAGCTATGAAGTTGACTAACCCatacagtaa ATCAAATATAAGCACAGCAGAAAGAGAAGAATTTGAAGATATATCCATGATATGTGATACAACGTATTTTATGCTAGATTTTAGCGTCCGCAAGGGCAATGCTACTGTGgttcataatattatcaaa TATTCTCCTAAGCTATGGGGCACAGTATTCGAACAGGAGTCCACCCTGCAAGGCTCCGGGAACTACGGGTTTGAGGAAGTGCTGACTGAAGAAGGCGTCTGCTTCACGTTCAATACACTGTCGCAAGAtgaaatattgaaaaacacaAG TATACAAACACAGTACAATTACCTGAACTCCACTGAGCACAGCCGCGGCTGGACTATGGAGGAGGGGTACGAGGGGGGGCTGTTCTTCAACGAGACCTACCCACAGCGCGCCGCG ATCTTCCTGCACAACCCGGCGGACCTGCCTCACTCGTCCGTTCACTCGTACGCCGCACTGCCCCGCCAGCTGTCCAGCCTGGCGCTCACCTTCCACTCGCTCTCCACGTCCCACAACCTCCGGAAGTACCACCCTGAAGT GCGTCAGTGCTACTTCCAAAACGAGCGATTTTTGAGGTACTTCCACATTTACACACAAAACAACTGCATGCTGGAGTGTCGCGCCAACTACACCTTCCACCGCTGCGGGTGTGTGCCGTTCTACCTGCCGT ataaaaACAGCGACAGCATATGTACTGCGTCAGATTCATTTTGCATCACCGAAGCAATAC AGCACCTGGGAGAGAGAGAGATGCGAGCTAGCCTCGGCCTCGAGAGCGAGGCGTGCCGCTGCCTGCCCGCCTGCAACAGCGTCACCTACGAGGCGGAAATACTCAAGACTGAGTACAACATCAAGAACTACGTTAAAAACTATGACAGACTACACAATGAGTCATTCAGCGAGGAATATGATAG CTTAGAGTTCTCAGCCATAGAGGTGTACTACAAGCAGGAGCGGTTCCCGTCGATCCGGCGCTCGGAGCTGTTCGGCGTGACGGACGTGGTGGCCAACTGCGGCGGGCTGCTCGGCCTCTTCCTCGGCTTCTCCTTCCTCAGCATCGTGGAGATCGTTTACTTCACCACTTTGAGGTGA